A portion of the Malania oleifera isolate guangnan ecotype guangnan chromosome 3, ASM2987363v1, whole genome shotgun sequence genome contains these proteins:
- the LOC131150190 gene encoding peroxisomal adenine nucleotide carrier 1-like, producing MPFDLESLSEATSGTIGALVSTTALYPLDTCKTKYQAEVRAHHHQKYRNISDVLWEAISTHKVLSLYQGLGTKNVQSFVSQFIYFYGYSFFKRLYLERTGNKNIGTKANLVVAAAAGACTVIVTQPLDTASSRMQTSEFGKSKGLLKTLSEGTWREAFDGLGVSLLLTSNPSIQYTVFDQLKQRLIRRQLSKKAADSSTEALSAFSAFVLGAVSKCIATFVTYPVIRCKVMIQAAETDEDGVEEGHPKPQKTVSGAFCAIWKREGALGFFKGLQVQILKTVLSSALHLMIKEKISKTTWVLILALQRYLFLTSPRLKSA from the exons ATGCCGTTTGATCTGGAATCGTTGTCGGAGGCAACTTCAGGGACTATTGGAGCTCTGGTCAGCACTACCGCCTTGTATCCTTTGGATACCTGTAAGACCAAGTATCAAGCTGAAGTTCGAGCTCACCATCACCAAAAGTACAG GAACATTTCTGATGTTCTGTGGGAAGCAATTTCTACTCACAAGGTCCTTTCGCTGTACCAGGGTCTGGGGACAAAGAATGTACAATCCTTTGTTTCACAGTTCATTTACTTCTATGGATACAGCTTTTTTAAGAGGCTATACTTGGAGAGAACTGGAAACAAAAACATTGGAACAAAAGCAAATTtggttgttgctgctgctgcggGGGCCTGCACTGTGATAGTGACACAA CCGTTGGATACAGCATCTTCAAGGATGCAGACAAGTGAATTTGGGAAATCCAAAGGACTATTGAAAACCCTTTCAGAGGGCACTTGGAGAGAGGCATTTGACGGACTTGGTGTGTCTCTTCTTCTGACATCAAACCCTTCTATCCAG TACACTGTATTTGATCAGCTGAAACAGAGACTAATAAGGAGACAGTTGAGTAAAAAGGCTGCAGATTCATCCACAGAAGCTCTTTCAGCCTTTTCTGCATTTGTACTAGGTGCAGTTTCCAAGTGCATTGCCACCTTTGTAACATACCCGGTTATCAG GTGTAAGGTCATGATTCAAGCTGCAGAGACAGATGAAGATGGTGTAGAGGAAGGTCACCCAAAACCCCAGAAAACAGTGTCTGGTGCATTCTGTGCTATATGGAAAAGAGAAGGTGCCCTGGGTTTCTTCAAGGGGTTACAGGTCCAGATCCTGAAGACTGTGCTAAGCTCCGCATTGCATCTGATGATAAAGGAAAAAATCTCAAAGACTACTTGGGTTTTAATCCTTGCACTTCAACGATATCTATTCCTCACCTCACCCAGGTTAAAGAGTGCCTGA